The Pontibacter sp. SGAir0037 DNA segment ACACTGTATCAGAGAGCGACTACTCTCAGGTATTCTTTTGGGATTTTAAAGACAGCAAATACTTTTTAAAGCAGTTCTTTTCCGGAGCTTTCATAGCGATTGTTATGACAGGACTGGACCAGGATATGATGCAAAAGAACCTGAGCTGCAAGAACATTGGCGAGGCTCAGAAAAACATGTTCTGGTTCAGCGTTATACTTGTATTTGTAAACCTGCTGTTTCTTGCTCTTGGCGCGCTGCTATACCTTTATGCTAACGCCAAAGGCATTAATTTACCGGCAAAAGGCGATGATGTGTTTCCGTTTCTGGCTCTTAACCACTTTTCCAGCTTCTCAGGCATTGTATTTATACTGGGCATTATTGCCATTACCTATGCCTCTGCCGATTCTGCCCTCACAGCACTTACCACCTCTTTCTGCGTTGATTTCCTGGACTTCCGGAACAGAAGCGAACAAGAGCGTGTGCGCATGCGCTATATCGTACACTTTGGTGTCTCCGTAGTGATGGTGCTGGTAATTATTGCTTTTGATATACTAAACAGCGAGAGTGTTATTAATGCTGTATTTAAAGTGGCAGGATATACCTATGGCCCCTTACTTGGCCTTTACTCCTTTGGCCTCTATACCAAGCGCCCTGTCAGAGACAGATTTGTACCGATCATCTGTGTTGTTGCACCTATCCTGACCTATGTCATCAGTTCTAATTCCGCAGAATGGTTTAGCGGCTACGAATTCGGCTTTGAGGTGCTTATTCTGAACGGTTTCCTGACATTTATTGGCTTGTATGGCATTTCTACCAAAGCCACAGATTTAGAATTAGCCCAGGAGCAACTATAAGAGACTAAATTTAATTCCGGAGGAAAGCACCTTCTTGCAGGAGTGAGTAAGGGCTGCGTTTGTTATAAGCTTTTAATGGAGACAAAAAAGTCACCATTAAAAGCTTAAGCTATTCCTGCTTGATAGCACCACCTCTTGCAGAAGCAGATTTTCAATAACAGAGATTGAATAAGCTATGTACAAGTGCCCGGTGAGGTAAAACATGGGCAGCAGCAATACTCCTGCTATACCCAAACACAAAAAGCCTTGCATAGGCATGCAAGGCTTCACGAAGAGGAAATTCAAAAAATTAAGCTGCCGCTAAACTGTTAACGAATTTAGCTAACTTAGACTTATTGTTAGCAGCTTTGTTTTTATGAATAATGTTTTTCTTAGCCAGACGGTCAATCATTGAAGAAACTGTCTTGTACAGTTCCTGCGCTTCACCTTGATCTGTCGTATTTTTCAATTTTTTGATGAAAGTACGAGTAGTTTTCGCCTGGTACCTGTTACGAAGACGTTTAGCGTCGTTAGATCTGATTCTCTTTAATGCCGACTTGTGATTAGCCATATTATTTTATCGTAATAAATGAATGCTTCTTTCCGTTTCTTAAATGGATTGCAAAGGTAAAACCTTAATAGTTAATTTCCAACAACTCATTCGGATAAAATCTATTTTATGTTAAAACGTAACAAAAGGCCCCTGTTTGCTCTATATAGCACTGTAACTAGATTTCCGATTACCTACTAATTACCTTTGCAGTAATGATTCGCCTCAAATATACAGCTTTACTCTTACTATCCTCTGCTTTCTTTTTCTCCTGCTCCAGCGAACCAGGACCATTAGAGGAGCCGGATGTTGTAGTGGAACCTAATAAACCTACCCCCTACCAGCTGGTTATCCCCAATAACCTGCCTAAAACCTTCACTATACCCGAAAACAACCCACTTACAGTAGAAGGGGTAGAACTTGGCAGGCACTTGTTCTACGAAAGAAAACTTTCAGGTGATAACACCATGTCGTGCAGCACCTGCCACCAACAGCAATTAGCCTTTACCGATGGCAAAGCAGTAAGTTTTGGCATTGCCAGGCGGCCTACCAAACGTGGAGCTATGTCGCTGGCCAATATGTTGTGGTTCAACCGTTTTAACTGGGACGGCGAAGCAAACAGCCTGGAACAACAGGCGCTTATTCCCCTGGAAAGCGAACTGGAAATGCACCAGTCGCTGAGCGACGGAGTTAAAAAACTACAGGAAACAGGTCTTTACCCCCCGATGTTTCAGAAGGCATTTGGCTCCAGCACTATTACCGAAGAAAACGTGCTTAAAGCGCTTGGGCAGTTCCAGCGCACACTCATTTCCGGCAATTCCCGCTATGATCAGTATCTCGAAAACAAGATTAACCTGACACCTGACGAAATGGAAGGCATGGCGCTTTTTATGACTCACCCCGAACCAGCTCAAAACTTAAGAGGCGGCAACTGTGGCGACTGCCATGGCGGCACCCTTCTGACAACCCGCACTTTCCATAACAATGGATTAGATGTAGAACTGAAAGACAATGGTTTAGGAGCTATCACAGGCAGAGCAACCGACAATGGCAAGTTTAAAGCGCCTTCGCTCCGCAATATTGCCTTAACAGCACCTTACATGCACGATGGCCGCTTCGAGACACTGGAGCAGGTACTGGATCATTATAACGAACTTCACCTGTTTAACAACCCAAACCTTGATCCGCTTATTATGGAAGCATCCAATATGACTAATGGCAGAACCCTGAAGCTAACAGAGGAAGAAAAACAGAAAATCATCAAGTTCCTTCACACCCTAACCGACGAGTCTTTTATTACTGATCCGCGTTTTTCAGACCCTTTTAAACAGTAGTTATATGAAAAAGCTTTTTGCATCTTTAGTACCGGCACTAGCGCTTCTTACCCTTATCACCTCCTGCTCCGACGACAACATTGCCACCAATGGAAGTGTAGTGCTTCAATTTGAGCATATGGTGGGTTCTCAGGTTCTACAGCTTGAAGATGAATCTTATACCAGTCCGGCAGGCATTCCCTATACTGTTAGTAGCTTTAAATATTATATCAGTAATGTAAAATTACTCAACGATGCCGGCCAGGTTACTTATGTAGAGCCGGAAAGTTATCATCTGATAGAACAGGGCGGGAAAACATTTTTTGAGTTAAAAGATATACCGGCTGCTACTTACTCCGGCCTGGAGCTATCCATTGGCGTAGATGAGGAACTGAACCACCGCATTGATCATCAGGGAGATCTTGATCCTGCCAACGAAATGGTGTGGGACTGGGACTCCGGCTATAAATTTCTGATGGTTGTAGGCAATTTTACGGGCAATACCCGAAATGGCGGACTTGTTTTCCATGTAGGAGGCGATGTAAATTACAAAACGCTTCAGTATACTTTGCCTCAACCTATAAACCTCCAGAAAAGTCAACGCTATCAGGTACTGTTGCAGGCCGATGTAAATGAGATATTTCAAAATCCTAACCTGATCGATTTTGACCAGACAAGCTCTTCAGGTCATGGCATGGGGCCAAGTATCATTGCGGAGAACTATAGTAATGGATTCCTGAAGGTGGTAAGTACTACTGCACTACAGGCAGAATGAATTATTGCGTAGCTGCTACAACAATGTTTTTCCACGGAATAGGCAGAATATTGGTAAGCCTGTGCCTGCTACAGCTGGTTAGCTGCGATTCTGCACCATACCAGCAATCTATACCAAACCAAGAAACGATTTACCTTCCTGAGGTACCTGTGAACCTTGCAGCGGCTCTACCTTACCCGGAACGTAACCCGCCTACAAAAGAAGGAGTGGCATTGGGCCGGATGTTATTTTACGATCCTATCCTCTCACAAAACGGCACTGTTTCCTGCGCCAGCTGCCACCAACCCGAAAAAGCTTTTACAGATGGTGTGGCTCTTTCCAGGGCCGGAGTAAGCGGGGCCCCTTTGCAGCGACACGTACCTACACTGGTTAATGTTGCCTGGCAGGATGGCCTGTTCTGGGACGGAGGTGCCAAGGATATAGAATCATTAACGTTTGGGCCTCTCACCCACCCTGATGAAATGGGCCAGCATGTAAAAGAGCTGGTACAAAAGCTTCAGCAACACGAGCAATATCCACAGCTGTTTAAAAAGGCCTTTCAAACTGATAGCATTACCTCAGCTTTCGTTACACGCGCCCTGGCACAGTTTGAGCGCACTTTAATTTCCGGCAACTCCCGCTATGACCGGTACATCAGAAATGAAGCACAGGGAACGCTAACCAGCTACGAACTGGAAGGGCTGTCGCTTTTTAAAAAACACTGTAGCAACTGCCACTCCAGCGATTTATTTACCGATAACAGCTACCATAACAACGGGCTTGACAGTGAATTCTCAGATGCAAACGAGGCCCTTCATTTTGCCAGGGGCCGCATTACTAACCAGGCTGCTGATATAGGCAAGTACAAGACACCAACTTTACGCAATATTGCTCTTACGGCACCTTACATGCACGATGGCAGGTTTTCAACTTTAGAGGAAGTGCTGGACCATTATAGTACGGGCGTAACATATTCTCCTTCTCTGGCACTACAACTGCAGCAAAACAATAAATTAGGTATTCCACTTTCTTCATCCGATAAGAACAAAATCGTTTCGTTTCTGCTTACCCTTACCGATAGCAGCTTTATACAGGACAAACGGTATGGCAACCCTTTTAAAACAGAAAACCAGCTGCAGTAAACACCACAGCTGGTTTTTTTAAAACAGATGATGCCGTGTTAATTATCTTCTCTCTCAACATCTACATCAACACGTACATCATCTAGGCTTTTAAAGCGACGCTTCAAGCTTTCTTCTGTATTTTTCCACTTATCTTTAGTCTGCTTCCACTCTTCTTTGGTTTTAGCATCCATTTCATCAGATTTAGCTTCTACTGCATCTTCGCGTCTTTTATACTCTGCTTTCAGTTGCTTCCATTCTTCCTCTGTTGCATTTTCAGCACGAGCTGCGTTAGAAGATACCCAGGCCTGAAA contains these protein-coding regions:
- a CDS encoding sodium:solute symporter, yielding MSPQLILGLIAAYFLILIFISYLTSRNTDSETFFLANRRSPWYVVAFGMIGTSLSGVTFVSIPGMVRTAQFSYLQLVLGYLLGYLVIATILMPLYYRLNLVSIYTYLEQRFGYWSYKTGAAFFLLSRTLGASIRLFLVAGVLQLAVFNDLGVPFSVSVIITILLIWIYTFRGGMKTIIWTDTFQTTAMLLAVITSITLISDELNLSFQGLVNTVSESDYSQVFFWDFKDSKYFLKQFFSGAFIAIVMTGLDQDMMQKNLSCKNIGEAQKNMFWFSVILVFVNLLFLALGALLYLYANAKGINLPAKGDDVFPFLALNHFSSFSGIVFILGIIAITYASADSALTALTTSFCVDFLDFRNRSEQERVRMRYIVHFGVSVVMVLVIIAFDILNSESVINAVFKVAGYTYGPLLGLYSFGLYTKRPVRDRFVPIICVVAPILTYVISSNSAEWFSGYEFGFEVLILNGFLTFIGLYGISTKATDLELAQEQL
- the rpsT gene encoding 30S ribosomal protein S20; translation: MANHKSALKRIRSNDAKRLRNRYQAKTTRTFIKKLKNTTDQGEAQELYKTVSSMIDRLAKKNIIHKNKAANNKSKLAKFVNSLAAA
- a CDS encoding cytochrome-c peroxidase — encoded protein: MIRLKYTALLLLSSAFFFSCSSEPGPLEEPDVVVEPNKPTPYQLVIPNNLPKTFTIPENNPLTVEGVELGRHLFYERKLSGDNTMSCSTCHQQQLAFTDGKAVSFGIARRPTKRGAMSLANMLWFNRFNWDGEANSLEQQALIPLESELEMHQSLSDGVKKLQETGLYPPMFQKAFGSSTITEENVLKALGQFQRTLISGNSRYDQYLENKINLTPDEMEGMALFMTHPEPAQNLRGGNCGDCHGGTLLTTRTFHNNGLDVELKDNGLGAITGRATDNGKFKAPSLRNIALTAPYMHDGRFETLEQVLDHYNELHLFNNPNLDPLIMEASNMTNGRTLKLTEEEKQKIIKFLHTLTDESFITDPRFSDPFKQ
- a CDS encoding MbnP family protein, whose translation is MKKLFASLVPALALLTLITSCSDDNIATNGSVVLQFEHMVGSQVLQLEDESYTSPAGIPYTVSSFKYYISNVKLLNDAGQVTYVEPESYHLIEQGGKTFFELKDIPAATYSGLELSIGVDEELNHRIDHQGDLDPANEMVWDWDSGYKFLMVVGNFTGNTRNGGLVFHVGGDVNYKTLQYTLPQPINLQKSQRYQVLLQADVNEIFQNPNLIDFDQTSSSGHGMGPSIIAENYSNGFLKVVSTTALQAE
- a CDS encoding cytochrome-c peroxidase, coding for MFFHGIGRILVSLCLLQLVSCDSAPYQQSIPNQETIYLPEVPVNLAAALPYPERNPPTKEGVALGRMLFYDPILSQNGTVSCASCHQPEKAFTDGVALSRAGVSGAPLQRHVPTLVNVAWQDGLFWDGGAKDIESLTFGPLTHPDEMGQHVKELVQKLQQHEQYPQLFKKAFQTDSITSAFVTRALAQFERTLISGNSRYDRYIRNEAQGTLTSYELEGLSLFKKHCSNCHSSDLFTDNSYHNNGLDSEFSDANEALHFARGRITNQAADIGKYKTPTLRNIALTAPYMHDGRFSTLEEVLDHYSTGVTYSPSLALQLQQNNKLGIPLSSSDKNKIVSFLLTLTDSSFIQDKRYGNPFKTENQLQ